A window from Cellulomonas sp. C5510 encodes these proteins:
- a CDS encoding ABC transporter ATP-binding protein, translated as MTALDVRAPGADAAPARPVVELRQVARVFPGEPPVHALHPSDLRIDAGDYVSVVGPSGSGKSTLLNLLGLLDRPTSGEYLLDGVSTRTASEAQRSALRGGRIGFVFQAFHLLPHRTVLDNVLLATLYSGVPRAERRQRALAALDRVHLGHRLGFRPPVLSGGERQRVAVARAVVTSPHVLLADEPTGNLDTQNSAGVLDLFDELHADGLTLVVITHDAAVSARAQRRVRIADGRLSEIA; from the coding sequence GTGACGGCCCTCGACGTCCGGGCCCCCGGCGCGGACGCAGCGCCGGCGCGGCCGGTGGTCGAGCTGCGGCAGGTGGCCCGCGTGTTCCCGGGCGAGCCGCCGGTGCACGCGCTGCACCCCAGCGACCTGCGGATCGACGCGGGCGACTACGTGTCGGTCGTCGGCCCGTCCGGGTCCGGCAAGTCCACCCTGCTCAACCTGCTGGGGCTGCTCGACCGCCCGACGTCCGGCGAGTACCTGCTGGACGGGGTGTCCACCCGCACCGCCTCGGAGGCGCAGCGCTCGGCGCTGCGCGGCGGCCGGATCGGGTTCGTGTTCCAGGCGTTCCACCTGCTCCCGCACCGCACGGTGCTCGACAACGTCCTGCTCGCCACCCTGTACAGCGGGGTCCCGCGGGCCGAGCGTCGGCAGCGGGCGCTGGCGGCGCTCGACCGCGTGCACCTCGGGCACCGGCTCGGGTTCCGGCCGCCGGTGCTGTCCGGCGGCGAGCGCCAGCGCGTCGCCGTCGCGCGGGCCGTCGTGACGTCGCCGCACGTGCTGCTGGCCGACGAGCCGACCGGCAACCTCGACACCCAGAACTCGGCGGGGGTGCTCGACCTGTTCGACGAGCTGCACGCCGACGGGCTCACCCTGGTGGTCATCACGCACGACGCCGCGGTGTCCGCCCGCGCGCAGCGCCGCGTGCGGATCGCCGACGGCCGGCTGAGCGAGATCGCCTGA
- a CDS encoding putative Ig domain-containing protein, with amino-acid sequence MNASAASTVVTRVGDGRPGRATGPARRAVAVVVAALVAVLTFGTAPAHAARTSLVVDEAIQARLGSGFDGTVLTVTPLDDGGYVVGGLFWSYQGTPVGPLVRLDADLELDHEFSERFGTEYARLSGVVRDVEPLDDGGFLVAGDLFSLDGVALADLIRLDADLRLDTDFQDALGGPTAFDSSDPSFGSAIETIAPEADGGLLVGGAFDRFRGEPVGTLVRLDADLRLDPEFAAAVGTGFDGSVEVIVPTSDGGYVVGGSFDGFQGTPSTAFARLGADLRLDTEVAARASGLLSADSLVTAISEVEGGYLFAGRFTTGEGAQLGELLRLDTELRADLGFTSVVGRFGGNASGLVEEVVVLPDGGYLVAGDTSEYRGTPVGNLVVLRYVTVDLQPVPDRFGSPEGDDVVGFPVAVQLDATVDPAGEAVVYAASGLPSGVTLDPTTGLISGTPTTDGLWAVFASAKTPGGAPDQQMFLWAVEAARAATIQGDPAPGVLGETYEFAFDIGGAPAPGAVEVVDGSVPDGLALSATGVLAGVPTRTGQFTFTLAAANGVEPAARRTVTLHVTRAPIGQVALEVAHAQRLAGEQQTVAGTGFAPGEGVELVLSSVPHSLGTVAADDAGEIRLQFDVPAGTPAGRHTVTATAVSGAASVDFEVVAHEPTDPAPTDPTPTDPAPAPTEPATPSPGDGDGTPSGRSGVSSSGSATGAVRSEVLATTGAELAPWGAGAAVVIALGLLLVRHRRRAS; translated from the coding sequence GTGAACGCGTCCGCAGCAAGCACGGTCGTCACCCGGGTCGGTGACGGCCGACCGGGTCGGGCGACGGGGCCGGCACGTCGCGCCGTCGCCGTCGTCGTCGCGGCGCTCGTCGCCGTGCTGACCTTCGGGACCGCTCCGGCGCACGCCGCGCGCACGTCGCTGGTCGTCGACGAGGCGATCCAGGCGCGCCTGGGGAGCGGCTTCGACGGGACGGTCCTGACGGTGACACCGCTGGACGACGGCGGCTACGTCGTCGGAGGGCTGTTCTGGAGCTACCAGGGCACGCCGGTGGGCCCGCTCGTGCGTCTCGACGCCGACCTCGAGCTGGACCACGAGTTCAGCGAGCGGTTCGGGACCGAGTACGCCCGCCTCTCCGGGGTCGTCCGCGACGTCGAGCCGCTGGACGACGGCGGGTTCCTGGTCGCCGGAGACCTCTTCAGCTTGGACGGCGTGGCGCTGGCCGACCTGATCCGTCTGGACGCCGACCTCCGCCTGGACACCGACTTCCAGGACGCCCTGGGCGGCCCGACGGCGTTCGACTCCTCGGACCCGTCCTTCGGCAGCGCCATCGAGACGATCGCGCCCGAAGCGGACGGCGGGTTGCTGGTCGGTGGTGCGTTCGACCGGTTCCGGGGCGAGCCCGTGGGGACGCTGGTCCGCCTGGACGCCGATCTCCGGCTCGACCCGGAGTTCGCGGCAGCGGTCGGGACCGGGTTCGACGGCAGCGTCGAGGTGATCGTCCCGACCTCGGACGGCGGCTACGTGGTCGGTGGATCCTTCGACGGGTTCCAGGGCACCCCGTCGACCGCGTTCGCTCGGCTGGGCGCCGACCTGCGCCTGGACACGGAGGTGGCCGCACGAGCCTCCGGGCTCCTGAGCGCCGACTCCCTGGTCACGGCGATCTCCGAGGTGGAAGGCGGCTACCTGTTCGCGGGCCGCTTCACGACTGGGGAGGGGGCCCAGCTCGGGGAGCTGCTGCGGCTGGACACCGAGCTGCGGGCGGACCTCGGGTTCACGTCCGTGGTCGGCCGGTTCGGCGGCAACGCCAGCGGCCTGGTGGAGGAGGTCGTCGTGCTCCCCGACGGCGGCTACTTGGTCGCCGGCGACACCAGTGAGTACCGGGGGACGCCGGTGGGCAACCTCGTGGTGCTCCGGTACGTGACCGTCGACCTGCAGCCCGTCCCTGACCGCTTCGGGTCCCCGGAGGGCGACGACGTCGTCGGCTTCCCCGTCGCGGTGCAGCTCGACGCGACCGTCGACCCCGCCGGCGAAGCCGTAGTGTACGCGGCGAGCGGCCTTCCGTCGGGCGTGACGCTCGACCCCACGACGGGCCTGATCTCCGGGACGCCGACCACCGACGGCTTGTGGGCCGTGTTCGCCTCGGCGAAGACGCCGGGTGGGGCCCCGGACCAGCAGATGTTCCTGTGGGCGGTGGAGGCTGCCCGGGCGGCGACGATCCAGGGAGACCCTGCGCCCGGTGTACTGGGCGAGACCTACGAGTTCGCCTTCGATATCGGCGGTGCACCGGCGCCGGGTGCGGTGGAGGTCGTCGACGGCTCCGTGCCGGATGGTCTGGCCCTGTCCGCCACCGGCGTGCTCGCGGGCGTGCCGACCCGGACCGGGCAGTTCACGTTCACCCTCGCGGCGGCGAACGGCGTCGAGCCCGCGGCGAGGCGCACGGTCACGCTGCACGTCACCCGTGCGCCGATCGGGCAGGTTGCCCTGGAGGTCGCCCACGCGCAGCGGCTGGCGGGCGAGCAGCAGACGGTCGCCGGGACGGGTTTCGCCCCGGGCGAGGGCGTCGAGCTCGTGCTGTCGTCGGTCCCGCACAGCCTGGGGACGGTCGCCGCGGACGACGCAGGGGAGATCCGCCTGCAGTTCGACGTGCCCGCGGGCACGCCCGCCGGCCGGCACACGGTCACGGCGACGGCGGTCTCGGGGGCGGCCTCGGTGGACTTCGAGGTCGTGGCGCACGAGCCGACCGACCCGGCCCCGACCGACCCGACCCCGACCGACCCTGCGCCCGCGCCCACGGAGCCGGCGACGCCCAGCCCCGGTGACGGGGACGGGACCCCGTCCGGTCGCAGCGGTGTGTCCAGCAGCGGCTCCGCGACGGGGGCTGTCCGCAGCGAGGTCCTGGCGACGACCGGCGCCGAGCTGGCCCCCTGGGGTGCCGGGGCCGCCGTCGTGATCGCCCTCGGTCTGCTGCTGGTGCGCCACCGCCGCCGCGCGAGCTGA
- a CDS encoding DNA methyltransferase: protein MTVTTAASPANLAQCIAARSTDDPAFWDFAGVFGRSGGHGYFQYPAMMVPELQRALLEDLRASDPDVKTVYDPFMGSGTVLLESLYLGLDFIGTDINPMAVLLSTVKAAPPASDVAEASGSRVTKRARASRRTRPFDFKFRDKWFTEDVSLGLTRLRAGIQQEADQQVRRFLWVCLAETVRFVSNSRPSTFKLHLYSAEDLAGRTPDPLAQFEAVLTTNVERIRIHELLAAGMLGSPTLIRASVNDPLPAGTPLADALMTSPPYGDNHTTVPYGQYSYLPLQWIDPIDLVGDFEPSLIEIPTRLDTVSLGGRRHVPRPLPTYLADEVPSLRTWLEGRAELSETTQKVVTFVDDYRAALRHASTRVRTGGFCFFTLGERRVSGADVPLVQFTREILEASGHTYVTRVERLLPTRKRMANRNAAGETMIRETVLVVQKTAGTA from the coding sequence GTGACTGTCACGACCGCCGCGTCTCCGGCGAACCTTGCCCAGTGCATCGCCGCACGCTCAACGGACGACCCTGCGTTCTGGGACTTCGCTGGCGTGTTCGGACGGAGCGGCGGCCACGGCTACTTCCAGTACCCGGCCATGATGGTCCCGGAGTTGCAGCGTGCGTTGCTCGAGGACCTTCGCGCGTCCGATCCGGACGTTAAGACGGTATACGACCCCTTCATGGGCTCCGGTACGGTGCTCTTGGAGTCGCTCTACCTCGGTCTGGACTTCATCGGCACAGACATCAACCCGATGGCAGTCCTACTAAGCACAGTGAAGGCAGCGCCTCCCGCGAGCGACGTGGCGGAGGCGAGCGGTTCCCGAGTGACGAAGCGGGCGAGGGCATCGCGTCGAACGCGACCCTTCGACTTCAAGTTCCGCGACAAGTGGTTCACGGAAGACGTTTCGTTGGGCCTCACACGGCTACGCGCCGGGATCCAGCAAGAGGCGGACCAGCAGGTTCGGCGCTTTCTGTGGGTGTGTCTGGCTGAGACGGTCCGGTTCGTGTCGAACTCTCGACCCTCCACTTTCAAACTCCACCTCTACAGCGCGGAGGATCTCGCCGGCCGTACCCCCGACCCTCTGGCGCAGTTCGAGGCGGTGCTCACCACGAATGTCGAGCGAATTCGAATCCACGAGCTCCTAGCCGCCGGCATGTTGGGGTCTCCCACGCTGATCCGCGCGAGCGTCAATGATCCCCTCCCCGCAGGCACCCCTCTCGCAGACGCACTCATGACTTCTCCGCCGTATGGGGACAACCACACCACTGTCCCGTATGGGCAGTACTCATACCTGCCTCTCCAGTGGATTGATCCGATCGACCTCGTCGGCGACTTCGAACCGTCGCTAATCGAGATTCCCACCCGCCTGGACACCGTCAGCCTCGGCGGTCGCCGACACGTTCCTCGCCCTCTTCCAACGTACCTGGCTGATGAGGTCCCGAGCTTGCGGACGTGGCTGGAGGGTCGCGCCGAGTTGAGCGAAACGACCCAGAAGGTCGTCACCTTCGTGGACGACTACCGGGCGGCGCTACGACATGCGTCCACACGGGTCCGGACCGGGGGTTTCTGCTTCTTTACCCTCGGTGAGCGACGCGTCAGCGGCGCTGACGTCCCGCTGGTCCAGTTCACGAGGGAAATTCTGGAAGCTTCCGGCCATACATACGTAACCCGCGTCGAGCGACTTCTCCCCACGCGCAAGAGGATGGCCAACCGCAACGCAGCCGGCGAGACAATGATCCGTGAGACAGTGCTCGTTGTGCAGAAGACGGCGGGCACAGCCTGA
- a CDS encoding ParA family protein — MAAALLFGSDVKLLNDVRRNLDVIVGGDALHAASAALAASKGRTDPRLALARVLAPLAGDYDMVLIDCPPGNEALQSAAITAARWALVPSKADEGTARGLTEIARRLDQVIDVNPDLDLLGVVLFDVENQATNVRENARRMIAEVIGTRAAIFDAVIRHSSSVAQQARGRGLLVHELDEAARRQPEWWQIRRGVVAAGELVTRTAASVADDLHALTTQLVTRLNDRENQEASA; from the coding sequence CTGGCCGCCGCCCTCCTGTTCGGCAGCGACGTCAAGCTGCTGAACGACGTCCGCAGGAACCTCGACGTGATCGTCGGTGGAGATGCTCTACATGCCGCCTCCGCGGCCCTCGCCGCCTCCAAGGGCCGCACCGATCCACGCCTCGCGCTAGCTCGAGTCCTCGCACCACTCGCCGGGGACTACGACATGGTGCTGATCGACTGCCCGCCCGGAAACGAAGCCCTCCAGTCCGCAGCGATCACCGCCGCACGATGGGCCCTCGTACCGTCCAAGGCCGATGAGGGAACCGCCCGAGGACTGACCGAGATTGCCCGCAGGCTCGACCAGGTCATCGACGTCAACCCCGACCTAGACCTGCTCGGCGTCGTCCTGTTCGACGTCGAGAACCAGGCAACGAACGTGCGAGAGAACGCCAGACGCATGATCGCCGAGGTGATCGGCACCCGCGCGGCTATCTTCGACGCGGTGATCCGGCACTCCAGCTCCGTCGCGCAACAGGCTCGAGGACGTGGCCTGCTCGTGCACGAACTCGACGAGGCCGCCCGCAGGCAGCCGGAGTGGTGGCAGATCCGCAGGGGAGTGGTCGCAGCAGGTGAGCTCGTGACCCGCACCGCCGCCAGTGTCGCGGACGACCTTCACGCCCTAACCACTCAACTCGTGACGCGCCTCAACGATCGCGAGAACCAGGAGGCCTCCGCATGA
- a CDS encoding helix-turn-helix transcriptional regulator — protein sequence MEHAPGQAGSIPPLTLGWRLQMALRQAGISVQEMADELGMARNSLSRWMADRGTPPRAAFVKQWALRTGVPYTWLATGEAENPRPGDPDGGSTADAALCARRDSNPQPSDP from the coding sequence ATGGAGCACGCGCCCGGACAGGCGGGCAGCATTCCGCCCCTCACCCTCGGCTGGCGGCTCCAGATGGCACTGCGTCAGGCCGGGATCTCGGTCCAGGAGATGGCTGACGAACTTGGCATGGCACGCAACAGCCTGAGCCGATGGATGGCTGACCGTGGCACACCGCCTCGTGCCGCGTTCGTGAAGCAGTGGGCGCTCCGCACCGGTGTGCCCTACACCTGGCTCGCGACCGGGGAAGCAGAGAACCCCCGCCCGGGGGACCCGGACGGGGGTTCGACTGCTGATGCTGCGCTGTGCGCCCGGAGGGACTCGAACCCCCAACCTTCTGATCCGTAG
- a CDS encoding DUF1643 domain-containing protein yields the protein MLLGPSRATDRADRTLVAVLANPSDRRGTRTERQVDVAAAVLLFDRVRITNIFAYPSPSSRDILTLGREMGGWILARSLVNEALAHADGVLVGFGGIPVSGPARLHLADQLRWLSAELQSRPSLPVWQVGSARHPSRWHQFVSDRHGRTSGGSFRTRLTEVIQPVPVDDRVWAS from the coding sequence GTGCTTCTGGGCCCCTCTCGTGCCACGGATCGGGCGGATCGGACACTTGTGGCGGTCCTCGCGAACCCCTCCGATCGAAGAGGAACACGAACAGAGCGCCAGGTCGATGTGGCCGCCGCTGTCCTGCTTTTCGACCGCGTAAGGATCACGAACATCTTCGCGTACCCTAGTCCCTCTTCCCGCGACATCCTCACGCTCGGTAGGGAGATGGGCGGGTGGATTTTGGCTCGATCGCTGGTCAATGAAGCGCTTGCTCACGCGGACGGCGTCCTTGTCGGCTTCGGGGGCATCCCGGTCAGCGGCCCCGCCCGCCTCCATCTTGCCGACCAGTTGCGGTGGTTGTCCGCAGAACTGCAAAGCCGGCCGTCGCTTCCGGTCTGGCAGGTGGGTTCGGCCCGCCACCCGTCCAGGTGGCATCAGTTCGTGAGCGATCGACACGGCCGGACCTCCGGGGGCTCGTTTCGGACGCGTCTCACAGAGGTGATCCAGCCTGTCCCAGTGGACGATCGAGTCTGGGCCAGCTGA
- a CDS encoding sensor histidine kinase yields the protein MRENTGDDQVFALSVHPSVVFKLGEDLITDDVQALTELMKNAYDADSMSVSVRIDTNVWTKLRSGEILEPTAARKLLAEREQLLGRIERLEELLDENSPPTDRDELLEEILVLQARLAAVDEPVRGIIEVSDRGTGMTVEDIRRGWLTVSASPKRQMKAEGKVTATHRRTPLGDKGLGRLGAQRLGRVLDLRTRTANDTDSLHATLFWDDFTDVDALSDVPIRIRRFEETGAPGSRITIRGLHHPEHWDESRPLFQRDIAEMISPYGDEHGFRITMRVNGIPVDLREVTDQALAISPVSYELSYRDGILKVIGKMRAEYLKPDRNPEGAADWNEFIAADNGAAFLAWFKANRKPKSERLRLSDGDDLHLCGFESSTRLDDMPKVALNPDGSPADPGPFDGRVDMIARRTAREMFEGGKDYEKWVEAVTGVRLYRDRFGIRMRDDWLRLGAQWTTGSSYYTLRPDNVVGYINLTAQHNAALEETSNREEFLDLPAYRNFQQLLAEWQSLSELFQSAVRRGYNEYVKELKQDRNGISPRSSSKELARDIASQFDKAQEVNARANSARDSIRRAQAVVEDFEAQRDALGKSYLVTPELIAANSHLASELRRTMGDLESRLDLVQRASAEIADRREVVELLLERLVDAERQVQEVWEVVSLGMTAEAVSHEVLNVTDRLRERSRQIARYNDAEVHNPRFGEYVEQVKAAAQSMHKQVSHLDSSMRYVRDRREQVNVGDAAKQSAEYFNARWHAQRLAMVVTVEETLAVKISRGKLAQVIDNLVLNSEFWVLEALRRGWIDVGEVRLRVDRHGFTVEDNGPGVDASVEELLFDPFVTRKPSRRGRGLGLFVVRQLLESEGFAISLDPTRNSRGNRYRFRVDLRS from the coding sequence ATGCGCGAGAACACCGGCGATGATCAGGTGTTCGCGCTGTCAGTTCATCCATCGGTGGTGTTCAAGCTCGGTGAGGACCTCATCACCGACGACGTCCAAGCTCTAACCGAGTTGATGAAGAACGCGTACGACGCAGACTCCATGAGTGTCAGCGTCCGCATCGACACCAACGTCTGGACCAAGTTGCGCAGCGGCGAAATCCTCGAGCCCACCGCTGCGCGCAAGCTCCTCGCCGAGCGGGAACAACTCCTTGGTCGGATAGAACGCCTCGAGGAACTGCTGGACGAGAACAGCCCGCCCACCGACCGCGACGAGTTGCTCGAAGAGATCCTGGTCCTTCAGGCGCGCCTCGCGGCGGTGGACGAACCGGTGCGCGGGATCATCGAGGTCTCTGACCGCGGCACGGGCATGACGGTCGAGGACATCCGTCGCGGTTGGCTGACCGTGTCCGCGAGCCCCAAACGTCAGATGAAGGCAGAGGGAAAGGTCACCGCGACGCACCGAAGGACCCCGCTCGGCGACAAGGGTCTCGGCCGGTTGGGCGCCCAACGATTGGGTCGGGTCCTCGATCTGCGCACACGCACCGCCAACGATACCGATAGTCTTCACGCGACCCTGTTCTGGGACGACTTCACGGATGTTGACGCGCTGTCGGACGTACCCATTCGTATCCGCCGTTTCGAGGAGACGGGCGCGCCGGGTTCACGGATCACCATTCGCGGACTGCATCACCCAGAACATTGGGACGAATCTCGCCCGCTCTTTCAGCGCGACATTGCCGAGATGATATCGCCATACGGTGATGAACACGGCTTCCGGATCACGATGCGGGTCAACGGAATCCCCGTAGACCTCCGCGAAGTAACCGATCAGGCACTCGCAATCTCTCCCGTCAGCTATGAGCTGTCATACCGTGACGGGATCCTGAAAGTCATCGGGAAGATGAGGGCCGAGTACCTAAAGCCCGATCGAAACCCTGAAGGCGCGGCAGACTGGAACGAGTTTATCGCGGCCGACAATGGTGCGGCCTTCCTCGCATGGTTCAAAGCGAACCGCAAGCCGAAGTCGGAGCGACTGCGGCTCAGTGACGGTGACGACCTGCATCTGTGCGGCTTCGAGTCGTCGACTCGGCTCGACGACATGCCCAAGGTGGCGTTGAACCCAGACGGGTCACCTGCTGACCCCGGGCCATTCGACGGTCGCGTTGACATGATCGCTAGGCGCACTGCAAGGGAGATGTTCGAAGGCGGTAAGGACTACGAAAAATGGGTTGAGGCCGTCACGGGAGTCAGGCTCTACAGGGATCGATTCGGGATCCGGATGCGTGACGACTGGCTCCGCCTCGGGGCGCAATGGACGACTGGAAGCTCTTACTACACGCTGCGTCCCGACAACGTCGTGGGCTACATCAACCTGACCGCGCAGCATAATGCGGCCTTGGAAGAGACGAGCAATCGGGAAGAGTTCCTCGACCTGCCCGCCTATCGCAATTTCCAGCAACTTCTCGCCGAATGGCAGTCGCTCTCTGAGCTCTTTCAGTCCGCGGTTCGTCGCGGGTACAATGAGTATGTCAAGGAACTGAAGCAAGACCGCAACGGGATATCCCCGCGTTCGTCATCGAAGGAGTTGGCCCGGGACATTGCTTCCCAGTTCGATAAGGCGCAGGAAGTCAACGCGCGCGCAAACTCCGCGCGAGACTCGATCCGCCGAGCTCAAGCGGTAGTCGAAGATTTCGAAGCACAACGAGACGCGCTTGGCAAGTCCTACCTTGTGACGCCAGAACTCATTGCTGCGAATAGTCACCTTGCAAGCGAACTGCGACGCACGATGGGCGATCTGGAATCCCGACTCGACCTTGTGCAGCGCGCGTCAGCGGAGATTGCGGATCGACGGGAGGTCGTGGAACTTCTCCTCGAACGCCTGGTTGATGCTGAGAGACAGGTTCAGGAAGTGTGGGAGGTCGTTTCCCTCGGAATGACTGCCGAAGCCGTCTCGCACGAGGTCCTCAATGTCACAGACAGGCTGCGGGAGCGCAGCCGGCAAATCGCCAGGTACAACGACGCGGAGGTCCACAACCCACGCTTCGGGGAGTACGTGGAGCAGGTCAAGGCCGCCGCCCAGTCAATGCACAAACAGGTGTCTCACCTCGATTCCTCCATGCGCTACGTGCGTGACCGGCGCGAACAGGTCAACGTCGGAGACGCCGCGAAGCAGTCCGCGGAGTACTTCAACGCTCGTTGGCATGCCCAGCGGCTTGCGATGGTCGTCACCGTCGAGGAGACCCTCGCTGTCAAGATCAGTCGAGGCAAGCTCGCGCAGGTCATCGACAACCTGGTTCTGAACAGTGAGTTCTGGGTGCTCGAGGCGTTGCGACGAGGGTGGATCGACGTCGGCGAGGTCCGGCTGAGGGTCGACCGGCACGGGTTCACAGTTGAGGACAACGGACCCGGCGTAGATGCCTCCGTAGAGGAATTGCTGTTTGATCCCTTTGTGACCCGAAAGCCATCACGCCGCGGCCGGGGGTTGGGATTGTTCGTTGTCCGCCAGCTACTCGAGTCCGAAGGCTTTGCTATCTCCCTGGACCCCACACGAAACTCTCGCGGCAATCGATACAGATTCCGCGTGGACCTTCGCAGTTAG
- a CDS encoding IS3 family transposase (programmed frameshift) — protein MPRPHPKEFRDDVVAVARRGDAPIKQIAHDFGISESCLRNWLQAADVEDGNRPGATASESAELRDLRRRNRLLEQEVEVLRRATAYLSQAHLPKMMYPLVRELAVDGIPVAVTCRVLKLARQPYYRWLAAPFTDRDLEQARLANALFDAHRDDPEFGHRLLGDEGREAGHQACDRTVWRVCRDNRWWSVFGKKRGKNGKRPGPPAHDDLVRRDFTAAAPNELWLTDITEHHTAEGKLYLCAIKDVYSNRIVGYSISDRMKSRLAVDALASALARRGGDVAGCTVHSDRGSQFRSRKFLAELRRHDLVGSMGQVASAGDNAAMESFFSLLQKNVLDRRRWATRHELRLAIITWIERTYHRRRRQVRLGRLTPIEYETIMTTQVALAA, from the exons GTGCCCAGACCCCATCCGAAGGAGTTCCGCGACGATGTCGTGGCCGTGGCTCGCCGCGGGGACGCTCCGATCAAGCAGATCGCCCACGACTTCGGGATCTCCGAGTCGTGCCTGCGGAACTGGCTCCAGGCCGCGGACGTCGAGGACGGCAACCGGCCCGGGGCGACGGCGTCGGAGTCGGCCGAGCTACGTGACCTGCGTCGCCGTAACCGGCTGCTGGAGCAGGAGGTCGAGGTCCTGCGGCGGGCGACGGCCTACCTCTCGCAGGCGCATCTGCCG AAAATGATGTACCCGCTCGTGCGTGAGCTCGCTGTGGACGGTATCCCCGTCGCGGTGACGTGCCGGGTCCTGAAGCTCGCAAGACAGCCCTACTACCGGTGGCTCGCGGCCCCGTTCACCGACCGCGACCTCGAGCAGGCGCGCCTGGCGAACGCGCTGTTCGACGCCCACCGCGACGACCCCGAGTTCGGCCACCGGCTCCTCGGCGACGAGGGCCGCGAGGCCGGCCACCAGGCGTGCGACCGCACGGTCTGGCGGGTCTGCCGGGACAACCGGTGGTGGTCGGTGTTCGGCAAGAAGCGCGGCAAGAACGGCAAGCGGCCCGGACCGCCGGCTCACGATGACCTCGTGCGCCGCGACTTCACCGCCGCCGCGCCGAACGAGCTGTGGCTGACCGACATCACCGAGCATCACACCGCCGAGGGCAAGCTCTACCTTTGCGCGATCAAGGACGTGTACTCCAACCGGATCGTGGGGTACTCGATCAGCGACCGCATGAAGTCCCGCCTCGCGGTCGACGCCCTGGCTTCGGCGCTCGCCCGCCGCGGCGGCGACGTCGCCGGATGCACGGTCCACTCCGATCGCGGCAGCCAGTTTCGGTCCCGGAAGTTCCTTGCCGAGCTTCGCCGCCACGACCTGGTCGGGTCGATGGGCCAGGTCGCCTCCGCCGGCGACAACGCCGCCATGGAGTCGTTCTTCTCCCTGCTGCAGAAGAACGTCCTGGACCGACGCCGCTGGGCCACCCGCCACGAGCTACGCCTCGCGATCATCACCTGGATCGAGCGGACCTACCACCGCCGCCGACGCCAGGTCCGACTCGGCCGCCTGACACCCATCGAGTACGAGACGATCATGACCACTCAGGTCGCACTCGCCGCCTGA
- a CDS encoding ParA family protein yields MENLTDPVARDRVIAVINGKGCVGKTTVTANVAGLLAQSDYRVLAIDLDTQGNLGLDLGYADTQDDDGGRAWPPPSCSAATSSC; encoded by the coding sequence ATGGAAAACCTCACCGATCCCGTCGCTCGCGATCGCGTGATAGCGGTCATCAACGGCAAGGGATGCGTCGGCAAGACGACCGTGACCGCGAACGTCGCCGGTCTGCTCGCGCAGTCCGACTACCGAGTCCTCGCCATCGACCTCGACACCCAAGGCAACCTCGGCCTGGACCTCGGCTACGCCGACACCCAGGACGACGACGGGGGAAGAGCCTGGCCGCCGCCCTCCTGTTCGGCAGCGACGTCAAGCTGCTGA